The following coding sequences lie in one Arachis ipaensis cultivar K30076 chromosome B03, Araip1.1, whole genome shotgun sequence genomic window:
- the LOC107631217 gene encoding squamosa promoter-binding-like protein 3 isoform X1 — MDTSRAEGKRTLLRYKEEEEDDDEEETEEEEEEDTVGYGEEYGGGGRRKRAMTDLMSSKRGFKGGGGSSMAPSCQVDGCDSDLSEAKQYHRRHKVCEFHAKAPSVHISGQQQRFCQQCSRLRGKEDPLFVQFHELSEFDDSKRSCRRRLAGHNERRRKNATEYHGE, encoded by the exons ATGGACACTAGCAGGGCTGAAGGGAAGAGAACCTTGCTGAGGtacaaagaggaggaggaggacgacgACGAGGAGGAGactgaggaggaagaggaagaagacacgGTGGGTTATGGAGAAGAATATGGTGGTGGTGGGAGGAGGAAGAGGGCAATGACAGATCTCATGAGCAGCAAGAGAGGCTTCAAAGGTGGAGGAGGCTCGTCAATGGCACCGTCATGTCAGGTGGACGGCTGTGACTCTGATCTGAGCGAGGCAAAGCAGTATCATCGAAGACATAAGGTTTGTGAGTTCCATGCCAAGGCTCCTTCCGTACACATTTCAGGCCAACAACAAAGGTTTTGCCAACAATGCAGCAG GCTTAGAGGGAAAGAAGACCCTCTCTTTGTTCA ATTTCATGAGCTTTCGGAGTTTGATGACTCAAAACGAAGCTGTAGGAGACGGTTGGCGGGTCATAATGAGAGGCGTCGCAAAAATGCAACTGAGTACCATGGAGAATGA
- the LOC107631217 gene encoding squamosa promoter-binding-like protein 3 isoform X2 yields the protein MDTSRAEGKRTLLRYKEEEEDDDEEETEEEEEEDTVGYGEEYGGGGRRKRAMTDLMSSKRGFKGGGGSSMAPSCQVDGCDSDLSEAKQYHRRHKVCEFHAKAPSVHISGQQQRFCQQCSRFHELSEFDDSKRSCRRRLAGHNERRRKNATEYHGE from the exons ATGGACACTAGCAGGGCTGAAGGGAAGAGAACCTTGCTGAGGtacaaagaggaggaggaggacgacgACGAGGAGGAGactgaggaggaagaggaagaagacacgGTGGGTTATGGAGAAGAATATGGTGGTGGTGGGAGGAGGAAGAGGGCAATGACAGATCTCATGAGCAGCAAGAGAGGCTTCAAAGGTGGAGGAGGCTCGTCAATGGCACCGTCATGTCAGGTGGACGGCTGTGACTCTGATCTGAGCGAGGCAAAGCAGTATCATCGAAGACATAAGGTTTGTGAGTTCCATGCCAAGGCTCCTTCCGTACACATTTCAGGCCAACAACAAAGGTTTTGCCAACAATGCAGCAG ATTTCATGAGCTTTCGGAGTTTGATGACTCAAAACGAAGCTGTAGGAGACGGTTGGCGGGTCATAATGAGAGGCGTCGCAAAAATGCAACTGAGTACCATGGAGAATGA